The following are from one region of the Cloacibacterium sp. TD35 genome:
- a CDS encoding MlaE family ABC transporter permease, protein MKVFYQISQSLKNFIVEIGEMSYFSIRFLKEFYKRPYEFQEFLKQCYSIGNRSLFLVSVTGFIIGLVFTLQTRPTLMEFGAVSWMPSMVSISIIREIGPIITGLICAGKIGSGIGAEIGSMRVTEQIDAMEVSGTNPFKYLVVTRILATTAMLPILVFYSDFIAIFGSYLVENLKGDVSFLQYFNQVFDNIEFSDLLPATIKTFFFGFAIGMVGCFKGYQCKSGTRGVGIAANSAVVYSSMLLFIIDFIAVLITNIFIE, encoded by the coding sequence ATGAAAGTTTTTTATCAAATATCACAATCTTTAAAAAACTTCATCGTAGAGATAGGCGAAATGAGCTATTTCAGCATAAGATTTTTAAAAGAATTTTATAAAAGACCTTATGAATTTCAAGAATTTCTGAAACAGTGTTACAGCATTGGTAACCGCTCACTTTTTCTAGTTTCTGTTACGGGATTTATCATCGGTTTAGTATTCACTTTACAAACCCGTCCTACCTTAATGGAATTTGGGGCTGTTTCTTGGATGCCTTCTATGGTTAGTATTTCTATCATTAGAGAAATCGGTCCGATTATTACTGGGCTGATTTGCGCAGGGAAAATAGGCTCTGGAATAGGTGCAGAAATAGGTTCTATGCGCGTAACCGAACAGATAGACGCTATGGAAGTCTCTGGAACCAATCCTTTTAAATATTTAGTGGTGACCAGAATTCTTGCTACTACTGCCATGTTACCGATTTTGGTTTTTTACAGTGATTTCATTGCGATTTTCGGGTCTTATTTGGTAGAAAATTTAAAAGGTGATGTTTCTTTTTTACAATATTTTAATCAAGTTTTTGACAATATAGAATTTAGTGATTTACTTCCTGCAACCATCAAGACTTTTTTCTTTGGTTTTGCCATAGGAATGGTAGGTTGCTTCAAAGGATACCAGTGTAAATCTGGAACAAGAGGTGTAGGAATTGCTGCCAATTCTGCGGTGGTTTACTCCTCTATGTTATTGTTTATTATCGATTTTATCGCCGTATTGATTACTAATATTTTTATAGAATAA
- a CDS encoding L-serine ammonia-lyase, with product MESISVFEIIKVGIGPSSSHTMGPWNAAEMFLSEIRRNHQISEVAEVYVEFFGSLAKTGIGHGTDIAGMLGLSGENFKKIDTDKIDAKIAEIKNSGKLILGAEKEIPFIYGKHLVLNMQESLDFHPNGMIFKAVFNNGEILEKDYYSVGGGFVATQEDNSIESHCIRTPYPCHKGEDISKYCEKLGVQRLSDLVYINEEAWRTKEETRSEALYIWQQIKECIYKGVNKEGVLPGGLNVTRRAADFNRKLLGEDVIYKNIDEWFAAVKNSPKNFNQITRWISCFALAVNEENASFGRIITAPTNGASGVIPAVLMYSQTFTEFNSEEDIIRFILVAGEIGTLFKKNATISAAMGGCQAEIGVSSAMAAAGLTEISGGTPAQVLMAAEIAMEHHLGLTCDPIGGLVQIPCIERNSMGAMKAITACHIALESDPSKARVSLDDVIKSMWETALDMNSKYKETSEGGLAVAVNVAEC from the coding sequence ATGGAGAGTATTTCGGTTTTTGAAATCATAAAAGTAGGAATTGGGCCGTCTTCGTCTCATACGATGGGACCTTGGAATGCAGCGGAAATGTTTCTGAGCGAAATCAGAAGAAATCACCAGATTTCAGAAGTGGCAGAAGTGTATGTGGAGTTTTTTGGCTCGCTTGCCAAAACAGGAATCGGTCACGGAACAGATATTGCCGGAATGCTGGGTCTAAGCGGTGAAAATTTTAAAAAAATAGATACCGATAAAATAGATGCTAAAATTGCTGAAATCAAAAATTCTGGGAAATTGATTTTAGGAGCTGAAAAAGAAATTCCTTTTATTTATGGGAAGCATTTGGTACTCAATATGCAAGAATCTTTAGATTTTCACCCAAATGGAATGATTTTCAAAGCGGTTTTTAACAATGGCGAAATTTTAGAAAAAGATTATTATTCTGTAGGAGGTGGTTTTGTAGCTACACAAGAAGATAATTCTATTGAAAGTCACTGTATCAGAACACCTTATCCTTGTCATAAAGGGGAAGATATTTCAAAATATTGTGAAAAATTAGGTGTACAGAGACTTTCTGATTTGGTGTACATCAATGAAGAAGCTTGGAGAACCAAAGAAGAAACTAGAAGTGAAGCGCTCTATATTTGGCAACAAATCAAAGAATGCATTTACAAAGGCGTTAACAAAGAAGGGGTTTTACCAGGTGGACTTAATGTAACGAGAAGAGCTGCTGATTTTAACAGAAAATTATTAGGCGAAGATGTTATTTACAAAAATATAGACGAATGGTTTGCTGCGGTAAAAAATTCTCCTAAAAATTTCAATCAAATTACCCGTTGGATTTCGTGTTTTGCATTGGCAGTAAACGAAGAAAACGCCAGTTTTGGTAGAATTATCACTGCGCCAACTAACGGAGCGAGTGGTGTAATTCCTGCGGTGCTCATGTATTCTCAAACCTTTACAGAATTCAATTCAGAGGAAGATATCATCAGATTTATTTTAGTAGCGGGAGAAATTGGTACGCTTTTCAAGAAAAATGCAACCATTTCTGCAGCAATGGGAGGTTGCCAAGCAGAAATCGGCGTTTCTTCTGCTATGGCTGCAGCTGGTTTGACAGAAATTTCGGGCGGAACTCCTGCTCAGGTTTTGATGGCGGCAGAAATTGCTATGGAACATCACCTAGGTTTGACTTGCGACCCAATTGGTGGATTGGTTCAGATCCCGTGTATTGAGAGAAATTCTATGGGCGCCATGAAAGCAATTACCGCTTGTCATATCGCGCTAGAAAGCGATCCTTCTAAAGCCAGAGTTTCTCTGGATGATGTGATTAAATCTATGTGGGAAACCGCTCTTGACATGAATTCTAAGTACAAAGAAACTTCTGAAGGTGGTTTAGCAGTTGCCGTGAACGTGGCAGAATGTTAA
- a CDS encoding DUF1684 domain-containing protein: MKKIYLLLLLVSSFAFGQGLKNKTDKKQFPAEILEIETFQKELNREYKTEEETPLRGSNFKKFKSHPFFPIDLTYRVKAKLVKTENAVPFEIPTSSGRTKKYREFGKAYFTLNGIEQVLTVYQSLALLDDPEYQDYLFLPFRDETNGKDTYGGGRYLDLRIPQNDELIIDFNKAYHPFCAYNATDYSCPIVPQNNWLQLPIEAGVKYQDVWFEH, translated from the coding sequence ATGAAGAAGATTTACTTACTTTTACTCTTAGTTTCAAGTTTTGCCTTTGGTCAAGGTCTTAAAAATAAAACCGACAAAAAACAATTTCCTGCCGAAATTCTAGAAATCGAAACGTTCCAAAAAGAACTTAATAGAGAATACAAAACAGAAGAAGAAACACCTTTGCGTGGCTCTAATTTCAAGAAATTCAAATCTCATCCGTTTTTTCCTATCGATTTAACCTATCGTGTAAAAGCGAAATTGGTAAAAACTGAAAACGCGGTTCCTTTTGAAATTCCTACTTCGTCTGGAAGAACCAAAAAATACAGAGAATTCGGGAAAGCCTATTTCACACTAAATGGAATAGAACAAGTGTTAACGGTTTATCAAAGTTTAGCTTTGTTAGATGACCCAGAATATCAAGATTATTTGTTCTTGCCTTTCAGAGACGAGACCAACGGAAAAGATACGTATGGTGGCGGAAGATATTTGGATTTAAGAATTCCTCAAAATGATGAATTAATTATTGATTTTAATAAAGCTTATCATCCTTTTTGTGCTTATAACGCTACGGATTACAGTTGCCCAATTGTTCCTCAGAATAACTGGTTGCAGTTACCTATAGAAGCGGGTGTAAAGTATCAGGATGTTTGGTTTGAGCATTAA
- the mtaB gene encoding tRNA (N(6)-L-threonylcarbamoyladenosine(37)-C(2))-methylthiotransferase MtaB, which produces MENFTTKTAAFHTLGCKLNFAETSTIARQLTGAGYQKVSFDDAANVYIINTCSVTDNADKECKLHVKRAMKANPDGLVVIVGCYAQLKPEEISAIEGVDLVLGAKEKFNILSYLDDLEKTEHHAQVHSCEIEETDFFIGSYSVGDRTRAFLKVQDGCDYKCTYCTIPLARGISRSDTVENVVKNAKEIAEKDIKEIVLTGVNIGDYGKGEFGNKKHEHTFLDLVKELNKVEGIERIRISSIEPNLLKDETIDLVAESKSFVPHFHIPLQSGSDDLLKKMKRRYLTKLYSDRVSKIREVMPDAAIGVDVIVGFPGETEEKFLETYNFINQLPITYLHVFTYSERENTEAVEMEGIVPIAERKKRNKMLRILSEKKKMAFYQTQLGKTLPVLWEHEEKDGKMFGFTENYVRVQKPFDASSINQIEMVKLDKIQPDGTVSISPIFEEFLSKV; this is translated from the coding sequence ATGGAAAATTTCACTACAAAAACCGCTGCTTTTCACACGCTGGGTTGCAAACTGAACTTTGCAGAAACCTCTACTATTGCTAGACAATTAACTGGTGCAGGTTACCAAAAAGTAAGTTTTGACGATGCTGCGAATGTTTATATCATCAACACCTGTTCTGTAACCGATAATGCAGACAAGGAATGTAAACTTCACGTAAAACGCGCGATGAAAGCTAATCCTGATGGTTTGGTGGTGATTGTGGGTTGTTATGCCCAGTTAAAACCTGAAGAAATTTCTGCGATTGAAGGCGTAGATTTAGTTTTGGGAGCCAAAGAAAAATTCAATATTCTAAGCTATTTGGATGATTTAGAAAAAACTGAACATCACGCTCAAGTTCACTCTTGCGAAATAGAAGAAACCGATTTTTTCATCGGGAGTTATTCTGTTGGCGACAGAACCAGAGCTTTCTTAAAAGTGCAAGACGGTTGCGATTATAAATGTACCTATTGCACGATTCCTTTGGCTAGAGGAATTTCTAGAAGTGACACCGTAGAAAACGTAGTGAAAAATGCCAAAGAAATTGCCGAAAAAGACATCAAAGAAATTGTTTTGACGGGGGTAAACATTGGCGATTACGGAAAAGGTGAATTTGGCAATAAAAAACACGAACATACTTTCCTAGATTTGGTGAAAGAACTCAATAAAGTAGAGGGAATTGAGAGAATTAGAATTTCTTCTATAGAACCAAATTTATTGAAAGACGAAACCATAGATTTGGTAGCTGAAAGCAAGAGTTTTGTACCGCACTTCCATATTCCGTTGCAAAGTGGAAGTGATGATTTGCTCAAAAAAATGAAGCGAAGATACCTCACCAAATTGTACAGCGACAGAGTTTCTAAAATTAGAGAAGTAATGCCAGATGCTGCGATTGGTGTAGATGTGATTGTAGGATTTCCAGGAGAAACCGAAGAGAAATTTTTAGAAACCTATAACTTCATCAATCAACTGCCGATCACCTATTTACACGTTTTCACGTATTCTGAAAGAGAAAATACCGAAGCGGTAGAAATGGAAGGTATAGTGCCGATTGCAGAACGTAAAAAACGCAACAAAATGCTCAGAATTCTTTCTGAGAAAAAGAAAATGGCATTTTACCAAACACAATTAGGGAAAACCTTACCTGTACTTTGGGAACACGAAGAAAAAGATGGAAAAATGTTTGGCTTCACCGAAAATTATGTGCGAGTTCAGAAACCTTTTGACGCGAGTTCAATCAACCAAATAGAAATGGTAAAACTGGATAAAATTCAACCAGACGGAACCGTTTCTATCTCTCCTATTTTTGAGGAATTTCTATCGAAAGTTTAG
- a CDS encoding cysteine dioxygenase produces MERTMTKPLAQTLEDLKNVSADFNTVVENLFEFSFEEYKINELDVPAKTYKRFPVFNNENAVAILMLWGAQNKTAIHDHKNYEGKIKVLKGELTEVYYKETKDFIEYEGAGVAMEGISFAEEMGGIHSIVNNKPTLSVSLHIYKTNQLNLSGVRIFDLEHKKWAVLNDKAPSCTWNLPEEAFEKIYQL; encoded by the coding sequence ATGGAAAGAACAATGACTAAACCCCTAGCCCAAACTTTAGAAGACTTAAAAAATGTCTCGGCAGACTTTAATACCGTTGTAGAAAACCTATTCGAATTCAGTTTCGAAGAGTACAAAATTAATGAACTAGATGTTCCTGCCAAAACGTATAAAAGATTCCCTGTTTTTAACAATGAAAATGCTGTAGCTATTCTTATGTTATGGGGCGCTCAAAATAAAACAGCGATTCATGACCACAAAAACTACGAGGGAAAAATAAAAGTACTCAAAGGTGAATTAACCGAAGTGTATTATAAAGAAACAAAAGATTTTATAGAATATGAAGGCGCTGGTGTAGCCATGGAAGGTATTTCTTTTGCTGAAGAAATGGGTGGAATTCACAGCATTGTGAACAATAAACCTACACTATCAGTAAGTTTACATATTTACAAAACCAATCAACTGAACCTTAGTGGAGTAAGAATCTTTGACTTAGAGCACAAAAAGTGGGCCGTTTTAAACGACAAAGCGCCATCTTGCACTTGGAACTTACCAGAAGAAGCTTTTGAAAAAATTTATCAACTATAA
- the glgP gene encoding alpha-glucan family phosphorylase, with protein sequence MDFRNYQMPYSINPNYSKKVAYFSMEFAIDQALKIYSGGLGFLAGSHMRSVYNLKQDTIGIGILWKFGYYDQARNHDQTLNPVWTKKMYSFLEDTGIKFQIDIHDAPVWVKVMYLNPETFKTAPIFLLSTDVPENDHVSKTICHRLYDANESTKLAQYILLGKGGAKLLDELNLEREVYHLNEAHGLPAAFYLLKKFGGDLEKVKERLVFTTHTPEEAGNEKHNVHLCHQMSYFSGLSLEEVKKLEGQDNDQFNHSLCALRMARIANGVSQLHGVVSNEMWGKYPGICEIKAITNAQDFKYWADKPLYNAREEREDEEFDFRKKYLKKRTFRIVADQCGKLFDSKVFTMVWARRFAGYKRADLLLQDKERFRKLLENKKYPVQIIFAGKPYPVDYSAISTFNNLVEESKNHKNMAVLTGYELSLSKSLKQGSDVWLNNPRVPREASGTSGMTASMNASVNLSTDDGWIPEFAKNGVNSFVVPKADYANMSVFDVDNYDMNQLYDILENQILPMYYERPDEWRQVVKNAMDDVKEQFNSDRMADEYYKIMYNN encoded by the coding sequence ATGGATTTTAGAAATTATCAGATGCCATATAGCATCAACCCGAATTACAGCAAGAAAGTTGCGTATTTTTCGATGGAATTTGCCATTGATCAAGCATTGAAAATATACAGTGGAGGTTTAGGATTTTTGGCAGGTTCTCACATGAGAAGTGTTTATAATCTTAAGCAAGACACCATCGGAATAGGTATTTTGTGGAAATTTGGTTATTATGACCAAGCCAGAAATCACGATCAAACGCTTAATCCAGTTTGGACTAAGAAAATGTACAGCTTCTTGGAAGATACAGGGATTAAATTCCAAATTGACATTCACGATGCGCCAGTTTGGGTAAAAGTAATGTACCTGAACCCAGAAACGTTTAAAACTGCACCTATCTTTTTACTTTCTACAGATGTGCCAGAAAATGACCACGTTTCTAAAACCATCTGCCACAGATTATATGATGCTAATGAATCTACAAAATTGGCACAATACATTCTTCTAGGAAAAGGTGGAGCTAAATTATTAGACGAGTTAAACCTAGAAAGAGAAGTATATCACTTAAACGAAGCGCACGGTTTACCAGCAGCATTCTATTTATTGAAAAAATTCGGTGGAGATTTAGAAAAAGTAAAAGAAAGACTGGTTTTCACCACACACACTCCAGAAGAAGCTGGAAACGAGAAGCATAACGTACACCTTTGTCACCAGATGTCTTATTTCTCTGGCTTAAGCTTAGAAGAAGTGAAGAAACTAGAAGGACAAGATAATGACCAATTTAACCACTCATTGTGTGCTTTGAGAATGGCAAGAATCGCAAATGGAGTTTCTCAGTTACACGGTGTAGTTTCTAACGAAATGTGGGGTAAATATCCGGGAATTTGCGAGATTAAAGCAATTACCAATGCACAAGATTTCAAATATTGGGCAGATAAACCACTCTATAACGCTAGAGAAGAAAGAGAAGACGAAGAATTCGATTTTAGAAAAAAATACCTTAAAAAGAGAACTTTCAGAATTGTAGCAGACCAATGTGGTAAATTGTTTGATTCTAAAGTATTCACCATGGTTTGGGCAAGAAGATTTGCAGGATATAAAAGAGCAGATTTATTGTTACAAGACAAAGAAAGATTCAGAAAATTATTGGAAAACAAGAAATATCCAGTGCAGATTATTTTTGCAGGAAAACCTTATCCAGTAGATTACTCAGCAATTTCTACTTTTAACAACCTGGTTGAAGAAAGTAAAAATCATAAAAACATGGCAGTACTTACGGGTTATGAATTGTCATTAAGTAAATCTCTAAAACAAGGTTCTGATGTTTGGTTAAACAACCCAAGAGTTCCTAGAGAAGCTTCTGGTACTTCTGGTATGACGGCTTCTATGAACGCTTCAGTAAACCTTTCTACAGACGATGGTTGGATTCCAGAATTTGCAAAAAATGGCGTAAACTCTTTTGTAGTGCCAAAAGCAGATTATGCGAACATGAGCGTTTTCGATGTAGACAATTATGATATGAACCAATTGTATGACATCTTAGAAAACCAAATCTTACCAATGTACTACGAAAGACCAGATGAGTGGAGACAAGTAGTGAAAAATGCAATGGATGATGTAAAAGAGCAGTTCAATTCTGATAGAATGGCTGATGAATATTACAAGATTATGTATAATAATTAA
- a CDS encoding isoaspartyl peptidase/L-asparaginase family protein has product MVTRRKFLKNAGILSAILALNPLKAEEILPKNKKIRKPVVLSTWRFGIQANEEAWKVLSQGGKALDAVEKGVRLVEDDPNERSVGYGGRPDRDGRVTLDACIMDEKANIGSVASLEHIKNPISVARAVMEKTLHVMLVGDGALQFAVSQGFEKMNLLTSESEKEWKDWLKTSEYKPVVNIENHDTIGMIALDKHGNLSGACTTSGMAFKMHGRVGDSPIIGAGLFVDNEVGAATATGHGEEVIRTCGSHLVVELMRQGKSPQQACEEAVKRIYKNFVNQNRNVKDTQIGFIAINKFGETGAFCLQKGFNYAVHTQESNLLIDAKSLI; this is encoded by the coding sequence ATGGTAACCAGAAGAAAATTTTTGAAAAATGCAGGAATTTTATCTGCAATCTTAGCTTTAAACCCTTTAAAAGCCGAAGAAATTCTTCCGAAAAATAAAAAAATAAGAAAACCAGTCGTGCTTTCGACTTGGAGATTTGGCATTCAAGCCAATGAAGAAGCGTGGAAAGTCCTTTCTCAAGGAGGAAAAGCTCTGGATGCTGTAGAAAAAGGAGTAAGGTTGGTAGAAGACGACCCGAATGAGAGAAGCGTAGGTTACGGAGGAAGACCAGATAGAGACGGAAGAGTAACGCTAGACGCTTGTATTATGGATGAAAAAGCGAATATAGGTTCGGTTGCGTCTTTAGAACATATCAAAAATCCAATTTCTGTAGCCAGAGCCGTGATGGAGAAAACACTTCACGTCATGTTAGTTGGTGATGGAGCTTTGCAATTTGCGGTTTCTCAAGGTTTTGAAAAAATGAATTTACTCACATCAGAATCCGAAAAAGAATGGAAAGATTGGCTCAAAACATCAGAATATAAACCAGTGGTAAATATAGAGAATCATGATACGATTGGCATGATAGCATTAGACAAACACGGAAATCTTTCTGGAGCGTGTACAACCTCTGGTATGGCTTTTAAAATGCATGGTAGAGTTGGGGATTCTCCAATTATTGGAGCTGGACTTTTTGTAGATAATGAAGTGGGTGCTGCAACAGCAACTGGTCATGGCGAAGAAGTAATTAGAACTTGCGGTTCACATTTGGTGGTAGAATTAATGCGACAAGGGAAATCTCCTCAACAGGCTTGTGAAGAAGCGGTGAAGAGAATTTATAAGAATTTTGTGAATCAAAACCGTAATGTGAAAGACACTCAGATTGGTTTTATTGCCATCAATAAATTTGGTGAAACAGGAGCATTTTGTTTGCAAAAAGGTTTCAATTACGCTGTTCACACTCAAGAAAGTAATCTTTTAATTGATGCCAAAAGCTTAATTTAG
- a CDS encoding copper homeostasis protein CutC — MLEIACFNKESAVIAAKAGADRIEFCADFHLGGTTPDLEDFQNLKKEIDVPIYVMIRPREGDFFYSDEGFSLMKHQLQNFYNVGADGFVFGILDQNNEVNEQQCKELIQFAKGKPCTFHRAFDRTKNLEKSLEILINSGFSTVLTSGGKANVEEGKEMLKKLVEISAGRIDILCGGGLRSSNLLEIKSFTDAISFHSSAIMEGEVSDFLEITRLKSCF; from the coding sequence ATGTTAGAAATAGCTTGTTTTAATAAAGAATCTGCCGTTATCGCAGCAAAAGCTGGAGCAGATAGAATAGAGTTTTGTGCAGATTTTCATTTGGGCGGAACCACTCCAGATTTAGAAGATTTCCAAAATTTAAAAAAGGAAATAGATGTACCTATTTACGTGATGATTCGTCCGAGAGAAGGAGATTTTTTCTATTCAGATGAAGGTTTCAGCTTAATGAAACACCAACTGCAAAATTTTTATAACGTTGGAGCAGATGGTTTTGTTTTTGGGATTTTAGACCAAAATAATGAGGTAAACGAACAGCAATGCAAAGAGCTTATTCAATTTGCAAAAGGAAAGCCATGTACTTTTCATCGCGCTTTTGATAGAACTAAAAATCTTGAAAAATCATTAGAAATACTTATCAATTCTGGATTCTCTACTGTTTTAACTTCTGGCGGAAAAGCTAATGTAGAAGAAGGCAAAGAAATGCTCAAAAAATTAGTGGAAATTTCAGCAGGAAGAATAGATATTTTATGCGGAGGAGGGTTGCGCTCTTCTAACCTTCTTGAAATCAAAAGTTTCACTGATGCAATAAGTTTTCATTCCTCTGCGATTATGGAAGGAGAAGTATCAGATTTTCTTGAAATAACAAGACTAAAATCATGTTTTTAG
- a CDS encoding glucokinase, which produces MKFPLYLPQIENPANNNLSILAADVGGTKTNIAQFVSQNGKMILQLEETYTTNHHNSLTEIILDFIKKNNFEKPNRISIGAAGPVVNGTCHTTNIKFKIDVTELSRDLQIDKVYLFNDLEATAFGMTDMDDEFMVTLRNGNPSVGGHIAILAPGTGLGEACLFWDGKYLRPMPSEGGHSEFAPRTDVEFELVKFLQKTYGEIIVWERLVSGPAIYKIYEFLRDVKGYEEQAWLTQKLAEAKDKSAVISETAMSGLCTTCVLAMEMLVDFMARRANNMVLNYKATGGLILAGGIPPRIYNFINKEKIEESFLKCDEMEPLLAGIPIYLNLNSKTALYGAAYYGAFSE; this is translated from the coding sequence ATGAAATTTCCGCTTTATTTACCACAAATCGAAAATCCAGCAAACAATAACCTTTCAATTCTAGCTGCAGATGTGGGTGGAACCAAAACCAATATTGCACAATTTGTTTCGCAAAATGGGAAAATGATTCTTCAGTTAGAAGAAACCTATACCACGAATCATCATAATTCTTTGACTGAAATTATTCTAGATTTTATCAAAAAAAATAATTTTGAGAAGCCAAACAGAATTTCTATTGGAGCTGCAGGGCCTGTAGTAAATGGAACTTGTCACACCACAAATATAAAATTTAAAATAGATGTAACAGAACTTAGTAGAGACCTACAAATAGATAAAGTCTATCTATTTAATGATTTAGAAGCTACTGCTTTTGGGATGACTGATATGGATGATGAGTTTATGGTGACCCTAAGAAATGGGAACCCTTCAGTCGGTGGTCATATTGCTATTTTAGCACCTGGAACAGGTTTAGGCGAAGCTTGTCTTTTCTGGGATGGAAAATATCTAAGACCTATGCCTTCAGAAGGTGGTCACAGTGAGTTTGCGCCGAGAACAGATGTAGAATTTGAATTGGTAAAATTTTTACAAAAAACCTATGGCGAAATTATCGTTTGGGAAAGATTGGTTTCTGGACCGGCTATTTACAAAATCTACGAATTTTTGAGAGATGTAAAAGGCTACGAAGAACAAGCTTGGCTTACCCAGAAATTAGCAGAAGCTAAAGATAAATCTGCCGTAATCAGTGAAACTGCAATGTCTGGATTATGTACCACTTGCGTTTTGGCAATGGAAATGCTGGTAGATTTTATGGCGAGAAGAGCCAATAATATGGTGCTCAATTATAAAGCAACGGGAGGATTAATTTTAGCAGGTGGAATTCCGCCAAGAATTTATAACTTTATCAACAAAGAAAAAATAGAAGAAAGCTTCTTAAAATGTGACGAAATGGAACCACTTTTAGCTGGAATTCCTATTTATTTAAACCTAAATAGCAAAACAGCATTATATGGAGCGGCATATTATGGAGCTTTTTCTGAATAA